In Pseudophryne corroboree isolate aPseCor3 chromosome 7, aPseCor3.hap2, whole genome shotgun sequence, a single window of DNA contains:
- the LOC134944345 gene encoding taste receptor type 2 member 40-like — MGGKSRICKVTVYTVIACYRYIYKYNEPSPPSLTQQATREDRVTLFQMPQYTLLHTVASDMGNPDTMTCLVILALEAVAGLFSNFFIIFSLTGCKRSNIVTSNIILITLCISNVFYTITVTANIVIRIMWLHVLRVTYVYKIISYMTVYTITSSTWLTASLCVFYFIKIVDIPSRVLAWMKKKIDAVVRGMILTAEIVSLCGSFLSLLISSQLLAQQNSSLSAANVTLESPSLKFMSIVLILNASPALVAITAMAGSAGYLKLYDRQKKRNIATFCNNHVRDCHRAVHTMVYLIVLLILLILVMVIVGLDVFAESSWEYWICVMIHFSLVAVESAILIHGNPKLQQSLKQILSVLHV; from the coding sequence ATGGGAGGTAAAAGTAGGATTTGCAAGGTCACAGTTTATACAGTGATTGCATGTTACAGATACATCTATAAATATAATGAGCCATCGCCACCTTCCCTCACACAACAAGCCACCAGGGAAGACAGAGTAACCTTATTCCAGATGCCTCAGTATACTCTCCTTCATACTGTAGCGTCTGACATGGGTAATCCTGATACTATGACTTGTCTTGTTATATTAGCACTTGAGGCTGTTGCTGGATTATTTTCCAATTTCTTTATCATATTCTCACTAACTGGCTGCAAAAGGAGCAATATTGTCACCAGCAACATCATCCTGATCACTTTGTGCATTTCTAATGTATTCTACACAATTACAGTAACTGCAAACATTGTCATTCGCATCATGTGGCTGCATGTGCTTAGGGTAACGTATGTTTATAAAATTATCAGTTATATGACCGTGTATACCATTACATCCAGCACATGGCTCACGGCCAGTCTTTGCGTGTTCTACTTCATCAAAATTGTAGACATTCCATCCCGCGTGCTGGCATGGATGAAGAAGAAGATCGATGCGGTTGTCCGGGGGATGATACTAACAGCAGAAATTGTTTCTCTTTGCGGAAGTTTCTTATCACTTCTTATTTCCAGCCAACTACTGGCCCAGCAGAACTCATCTCTAAGTGCAGCAAATGTCACCTTAGAGTCACCAAGTCTGAAGTTCATGAGCATCGTCCTAATTCTCAACGCTTCACCTGCCCTtgttgcaataacagccatggccgGCAGTGCCGGGTACCTCAAGCTGTACGACCGTCAGAAGAAGAGGAACATTGCGACGTTTTGTAACAACCATGTGAGAGATTGTCACCGAGCTGTTCACACCATGGTGTATCTCATAGTTCTCTTGATATTACTGATTCTTGTTATGGTAATTGTTGGACTGGATGTATTTGCTGAGAGTAGTTGGGAATACTGGATCTGCGTGATGATTCACTTTTCACTTGTCGCAGTTGAGTCCGCCATCCTTATCCACGGTAACCCTAAGCTACAGCAATCCTTAAAACAAATATTAAGTGTCTTGCATGTCTGA